In the genome of Cellvibrio sp. KY-YJ-3, one region contains:
- a CDS encoding putative porin, giving the protein MKIKLLPAIIAAAGFLSAPFALAATYQSELSAAYDDVDYEDSDADGRVIGIEGKYYFAPVDTSNHPLAEAAFIEKSSNVYAQLATEEVKFAGQKADFYGRLIGVDFYIPNSLFFLGAGVQEFKSKVPAVVGQSSDWESNWFIKAGVAPVTGLLVWSEFVEDVDVSEEWNINGKYVLPLSGEQALNVEASYEKSKLGFTDDTITMAADYYIDRNLSIGTGFVNTSYTSVSGAETDYFVRARNFFTDKASLELSYVDGEVENSLMVGGTIRF; this is encoded by the coding sequence ATGAAAATTAAATTGCTTCCCGCTATTATCGCTGCTGCTGGTTTTTTAAGCGCCCCCTTTGCACTTGCTGCAACCTATCAAAGTGAATTGTCTGCTGCATATGACGATGTTGATTATGAGGATTCAGATGCAGACGGTCGTGTTATTGGGATCGAAGGAAAATATTATTTTGCCCCGGTAGATACTTCTAATCATCCGCTTGCCGAAGCAGCATTTATCGAAAAATCAAGCAATGTGTATGCTCAGCTTGCTACTGAAGAAGTTAAGTTTGCAGGTCAAAAAGCTGATTTTTATGGGCGTTTAATTGGTGTTGATTTTTACATCCCTAATTCTCTGTTTTTCCTTGGTGCCGGAGTACAAGAATTTAAATCCAAAGTGCCCGCTGTTGTAGGTCAATCATCTGATTGGGAATCAAATTGGTTTATAAAAGCGGGTGTCGCGCCTGTCACCGGTTTATTGGTGTGGTCTGAATTTGTTGAAGATGTTGATGTGTCGGAAGAGTGGAATATTAACGGTAAGTATGTATTACCGCTTTCGGGTGAGCAGGCATTAAATGTAGAGGCCAGTTACGAAAAATCCAAACTGGGTTTCACTGACGATACTATCACTATGGCTGCAGATTATTACATAGATCGCAACCTGAGTATCGGCACCGGATTTGTTAATACCTCTTACACTTCGGTGAGTGGCGCAGAGACGGATTACTTTGTGCGTGCGCGTAATTTCTTCACCGACAAGGCTAGCCTGGAGCTCAGCTATGTGGATGGTGAAGTCGAGAATAGTTTAATGGTCGGCGGAACCATTCGTTTCTAG
- a CDS encoding cytochrome c oxidase subunit 3, protein MRVDHQRYYVPEQSIWPIVGAVSLFFIGIGAALLVNDLAKDQHGAGGYVLAIGFALLCYMLFGWFKNVISESMEGLYSSQMDRSFRQGMSWFIFSEVMFFAAFFGALFYARMIAVPWLDGASNNVMTGEILWPNFEAMWPLTKTPGGIETQPMPWEGIPLYNTLILLASSITLQFAHIGIEKNKHAQLGFFMMLTIVLGAVFLYLQGYEYMHAYSDLGLRLDSGVYGNTFFLLTGFHGLHVTLGTVFLLVIFLRILIKGHFTPERHFGFQAAAWYWHFVDVVWLNLFIFVYVL, encoded by the coding sequence ATGCGTGTAGATCATCAGCGTTACTATGTTCCCGAGCAAAGTATTTGGCCGATAGTGGGGGCTGTGTCGTTATTTTTTATTGGTATTGGTGCCGCGCTATTGGTGAATGACCTGGCCAAAGACCAGCACGGCGCCGGAGGCTATGTGTTAGCCATTGGTTTTGCACTCTTGTGTTATATGTTATTTGGCTGGTTTAAAAATGTAATCAGCGAATCTATGGAAGGGCTTTATAGTTCGCAAATGGATCGCTCATTTCGCCAGGGCATGAGCTGGTTTATTTTTTCGGAAGTGATGTTTTTTGCGGCGTTTTTTGGTGCGCTTTTTTACGCCCGAATGATTGCGGTGCCTTGGTTGGATGGGGCAAGTAATAATGTGATGACGGGCGAAATTCTCTGGCCGAATTTTGAGGCAATGTGGCCGCTGACAAAAACCCCAGGCGGTATAGAAACCCAGCCTATGCCGTGGGAGGGAATTCCACTGTACAACACACTTATTTTGTTGGCGTCTTCAATCACACTGCAATTTGCGCATATAGGCATAGAGAAAAATAAACATGCCCAGTTGGGTTTTTTTATGATGTTAACCATAGTGCTGGGCGCAGTATTTTTATATTTGCAGGGTTATGAGTATATGCATGCCTATAGCGACTTGGGCTTACGGCTAGATTCTGGTGTTTATGGCAATACCTTCTTCCTGCTGACAGGTTTTCATGGGCTGCATGTGACCTTGGGAACGGTGTTTTTATTAGTTATTTTTTTACGAATTTTGATTAAAGGGCATTTTACTCCAGAGCGGCACTTCGGTTTTCAGGCCGCTGCCTGGTACTGGCACTTTGTGGACGTGGTATGGCTTAACTTATTTATTTTTGTGTATGTACTGTAA
- the rsmA gene encoding 16S rRNA (adenine(1518)-N(6)/adenine(1519)-N(6))-dimethyltransferase RsmA yields MSKNVIQESQHKARKRFGQNFLIDHGIIRDIVRSVHPQKTDQIVEIGPGKGAITQLLADSCDNLSVIELDRDLVPWLKVKFEHHPNFQLFQADALQFDFNQLIKNEQPLRIVGNLPYNISTPLIFHLLTYANKVQDMHFMLQKEVVKRMAAQPGDGAYGRLGIMVQYYCAVEDLFDVPPTSFDPAPKVDSAIVRLTPYAQLPYVANNIKSLETLVNVAFQQRRKTLRNSLKQLLSAEQMESLPVDLGLRPEEISLPEYVAMSNLLGELSLNSAVISSGDK; encoded by the coding sequence ATGAGCAAAAATGTTATTCAGGAATCCCAACACAAAGCGCGCAAACGTTTTGGTCAAAACTTTTTGATTGATCACGGTATTATTCGCGACATAGTTCGTTCAGTGCACCCGCAAAAAACAGATCAAATTGTCGAAATCGGTCCAGGTAAAGGCGCGATTACCCAATTGCTTGCTGATAGCTGCGACAATCTCAGTGTGATTGAACTGGATCGCGATTTGGTTCCCTGGTTAAAAGTAAAGTTTGAACATCATCCCAACTTTCAATTGTTTCAGGCCGATGCGCTGCAGTTTGATTTTAATCAGTTAATTAAAAACGAACAGCCTCTGCGCATTGTGGGCAACTTGCCCTATAACATTTCCACGCCATTAATTTTTCACCTGCTGACTTACGCCAATAAAGTGCAAGACATGCACTTTATGCTGCAAAAAGAAGTCGTAAAACGGATGGCCGCACAACCGGGCGATGGCGCCTATGGCCGTTTGGGAATTATGGTGCAATATTATTGTGCGGTAGAAGATTTATTTGATGTGCCGCCTACCTCGTTTGACCCAGCGCCAAAAGTGGATTCGGCGATCGTGCGCCTTACTCCTTATGCACAATTACCCTATGTTGCAAACAATATAAAAAGTTTGGAAACATTGGTGAACGTCGCATTCCAGCAGCGCCGTAAAACTTTGCGCAATTCGCTTAAACAATTATTAAGCGCTGAGCAAATGGAGTCGCTACCGGTTGATCTTGGCCTGCGTCCAGAGGAAATCAGCTTGCCCGAATATGTGGCGATGAGCAATTTATTGGGCGAGCTTTCGTTAAATTCTGCGGTCATCAGCAGTGGTGATAAATAA
- a CDS encoding heme A synthase: MKYFSTLVSFTLVLTLVVIALGAYTRLTDAGLGCPDWPGCYGKYHAPVLDHHIADAQEKFPHLEVDPYKARNEMLHRYIAGLLGLAVLAIFIASHYIKRYRRLASALLLLVIFQAALGMWTVTLNLLPLIVLAHLLGGFTLLCLLALLRAEIAWDRAQNSTPKNNNVAEPALSRLAGFGFVVLLVLIAQIALGGWTSTNYAAAVCNQLPFCEAGWQERFSLAQVFHLPLGHETYEYGVLPYEARMSIHVSHRVGAIVTLLVFGAFLYACWRRAQSHVMRKMVIAMSLLLLLQLTLGLINIIALVPLWNAVAHNVVAANLLMMLVVFLRQIALRRDVIFPASVMPAQTEISSPRHSVVRSVVNENKFSQTPNKI; this comes from the coding sequence ATGAAATATTTTTCTACTTTAGTCAGTTTTACGCTGGTACTAACGTTGGTTGTCATCGCGCTAGGTGCTTATACACGCTTAACCGATGCCGGACTTGGTTGTCCGGATTGGCCGGGCTGTTATGGGAAATATCATGCGCCAGTGCTGGATCATCACATTGCCGATGCGCAAGAAAAATTTCCGCACTTGGAAGTAGATCCTTACAAGGCGCGCAATGAAATGCTGCACCGTTATATTGCTGGTTTATTGGGCCTGGCAGTGTTGGCCATTTTTATTGCCAGTCATTACATTAAACGCTATCGCCGTTTGGCATCGGCTCTTTTGTTGCTAGTAATTTTTCAAGCAGCCTTGGGAATGTGGACAGTAACGCTCAATCTGTTACCGCTAATTGTATTAGCGCATTTGTTGGGCGGGTTCACACTGCTGTGTTTGTTGGCATTATTGCGCGCAGAAATAGCATGGGATCGAGCACAAAACTCAACCCCTAAGAATAATAACGTCGCTGAACCGGCTTTGTCGCGCTTGGCCGGTTTTGGTTTTGTGGTGTTGTTGGTATTAATCGCGCAAATTGCATTGGGCGGATGGACTTCTACCAATTACGCGGCTGCAGTTTGCAACCAACTGCCTTTTTGTGAAGCGGGTTGGCAGGAGCGCTTTTCTCTGGCACAAGTTTTTCATTTGCCGCTAGGGCATGAAACTTATGAATATGGTGTTTTACCTTACGAAGCGCGCATGAGTATTCATGTGTCGCATCGCGTGGGTGCGATTGTTACGCTCCTGGTGTTCGGTGCTTTTTTATACGCCTGTTGGCGCCGTGCCCAATCCCACGTAATGCGCAAGATGGTAATCGCAATGAGTTTATTGTTATTACTGCAATTGACCTTGGGCTTAATCAATATTATTGCCTTGGTGCCGCTGTGGAATGCAGTTGCACATAATGTGGTTGCAGCTAATCTGTTAATGATGCTGGTAGTTTTTTTACGACAAATTGCTTTGCGTAGGGATGTTATTTTCCCTGCGTCAGTAATGCCAGCACAAACAGAAATTTCGTCGCCAAGGCATAGTGTTGTTCGTTCTGTTGTGAATGAAAATAAATTTTCACAAACACCAAATAAAATTTAG
- a CDS encoding symmetrical bis(5'-nucleosyl)-tetraphosphatase produces MATYAIGDIQGCLEPLQCLLKKINFNPAKDKLWLAGDVINRGPDSLATLRLLYKLRDSITLVLGNHDLHFIAVYYGLRKAGKNDTLEPLLLAPDRADLIYWLRQQKLVHHDAQLNFTMVHAGIPPQWSLDDALARASEVETVLQSNSPELLLENMYGNSPARWSDELQGAERLRVITNYFTRMRFCSAQGELELETKESADAAPTGFAPWFSLSGRKMRNHKIIFGHWAALEGQANTKNIYALDTGCVWGGELTALRLEDEVLFSCNCLA; encoded by the coding sequence ATGGCTACCTATGCAATTGGCGATATTCAAGGTTGCCTTGAACCGCTGCAATGTCTGTTAAAAAAGATTAATTTTAATCCCGCTAAAGATAAATTGTGGCTTGCTGGTGATGTAATTAATCGCGGGCCAGACTCACTGGCGACATTGCGTTTGTTATACAAATTGCGCGACTCCATTACGTTGGTATTGGGTAATCACGATTTACATTTTATTGCGGTCTACTACGGCCTGCGGAAAGCAGGTAAAAACGATACGCTCGAACCGCTGTTGCTCGCACCTGATCGCGCCGATTTAATTTATTGGTTGCGCCAACAAAAGTTAGTGCATCACGATGCACAATTAAATTTCACCATGGTTCACGCAGGTATACCACCGCAATGGTCATTGGACGATGCGCTGGCGCGCGCCAGCGAAGTGGAAACCGTGTTACAGAGTAATTCGCCTGAACTGCTTCTGGAAAATATGTATGGTAACTCCCCGGCGCGCTGGAGTGATGAGCTGCAAGGCGCCGAACGGTTACGTGTCATTACCAACTATTTTACCCGTATGCGCTTTTGCTCTGCACAAGGTGAGCTTGAGTTGGAAACTAAAGAAAGTGCCGATGCAGCGCCAACCGGTTTTGCCCCCTGGTTTTCTCTCTCCGGGCGTAAAATGCGCAACCATAAAATTATTTTTGGACATTGGGCTGCGCTTGAAGGGCAAGCAAATACCAAAAATATTTACGCCTTGGATACCGGCTGTGTGTGGGGCGGGGAGTTAACGGCTTTGCGCTTGGAAGATGAAGTATTATTTTCCTGTAATTGCTTGGCGTAG
- a CDS encoding DUF2909 domain-containing protein: protein MFIKIVLICLLALVVFSLFQALFVMIKNDDKAPQMSKFLGRRLFFSAAVVLLLIILLLTGVITPNPRPY, encoded by the coding sequence ATGTTTATAAAAATAGTCTTAATCTGTTTACTGGCATTGGTTGTGTTTAGCTTGTTTCAGGCACTATTTGTGATGATTAAAAATGACGACAAAGCTCCGCAAATGTCCAAGTTTTTAGGTCGTCGCTTATTTTTTTCTGCCGCCGTTGTTTTACTACTCATCATCCTCTTACTGACTGGTGTTATTACACCTAATCCACGCCCTTACTAA
- the apaG gene encoding Co2+/Mg2+ efflux protein ApaG, whose translation MCAIQVSVKTTYINAQSEPLAHRYVYAYTITIANQGDVPAQLISRHWLITDANDKRQEVQGIGVVGEQPHIKPGDSYTYTSGVILETETGIMQGSYQMRAEDGSLFDADIPAFALVPPHAIH comes from the coding sequence ATGTGTGCGATCCAGGTATCAGTAAAAACAACTTATATTAATGCCCAGTCGGAGCCCTTGGCGCATCGTTACGTCTACGCTTATACCATCACCATCGCCAATCAAGGTGATGTGCCTGCGCAGTTAATTAGCCGCCATTGGCTAATTACTGATGCAAATGACAAGCGGCAAGAAGTGCAAGGCATAGGTGTGGTGGGGGAGCAGCCGCATATTAAACCCGGTGACAGCTATACTTACACCAGTGGTGTTATTCTTGAAACCGAAACGGGTATTATGCAGGGGAGTTATCAAATGCGCGCTGAAGACGGCTCGCTGTTCGATGCTGACATTCCCGCTTTTGCCCTTGTGCCTCCCCATGCGATTCACTGA
- a CDS encoding cytochrome c oxidase assembly protein — MVSHRTLMRKLILICIAMFAFGYALVPLYDVFCEITGINGKTSNQPATTRAKVDESRAIKVEFLANRDSSIPWGFSPEMTDISLHPGQIKVVNFIVENPTDEAMVGRAVPSVSPGEAAKYFIKIECFCFTEQPLDAHERRAMPVQFYIDPKLPAHFTTITLSYRLYKNTPQVVGR; from the coding sequence ATGGTTTCGCACAGAACATTAATGCGCAAATTAATACTTATTTGTATTGCGATGTTTGCCTTCGGTTATGCCTTGGTTCCGCTCTACGACGTGTTTTGCGAAATTACCGGTATTAATGGCAAAACCAGCAATCAACCTGCAACTACCAGAGCCAAGGTTGATGAGTCGCGTGCGATTAAAGTGGAATTTTTGGCTAATCGCGATAGTTCTATTCCCTGGGGTTTCTCGCCGGAAATGACGGATATAAGCCTTCACCCCGGGCAGATAAAAGTAGTGAATTTTATTGTGGAAAATCCAACCGATGAAGCAATGGTAGGGCGCGCCGTGCCATCAGTCTCGCCTGGTGAGGCCGCCAAATACTTTATAAAAATTGAATGCTTTTGTTTTACCGAGCAACCATTGGATGCTCATGAGCGCAGAGCTATGCCGGTTCAGTTTTATATAGATCCAAAACTGCCTGCGCATTTTACCACCATCACTCTCTCGTATCGTTTATACAAAAATACACCACAGGTAGTCGGGCGGTAG
- the coxB gene encoding cytochrome c oxidase subunit II: protein MKYCLSSLRYFYMHSARYALAIFLLACINPLLAEDAKYNMTRGVTDISGQVYDLHMIIFYICCAIAAIVFGLMFWSILHHRKAKGATPAQFHGSLKIEIIWTAIPVVILVAMAIPASKTLIAMEDTSEADITVLITGSQWKWHYKYLDYPIEFYSLLATPRDAINNQAEKTDLYLRDVDKPLVLPTGKKIRFLVTADDVIHSWWVPAFAVKKDANPGFINETWTKVDKPGIYRGQCAELCGKDHAFMPVVVDVRSPEDFDLWVAQELERQAQEKAAEAARGNMTMDELMAQGQKTYETHCAACHQISGEGLPGVIPALKGSVMATTDIPAHIQIVVNGKAGTAMQAYGKQLTNSELAAVITYERNAWGNNTGELVQAADVAAVKGGE from the coding sequence GTGAAATATTGTTTATCCAGTCTGCGCTATTTTTACATGCACTCTGCTCGCTATGCCTTGGCCATTTTTTTATTGGCTTGCATTAACCCTCTGTTGGCAGAGGATGCAAAATACAACATGACACGCGGTGTTACCGACATCAGTGGTCAGGTTTACGATTTGCACATGATCATTTTTTATATTTGTTGTGCCATCGCAGCCATAGTGTTTGGGTTGATGTTTTGGTCCATTTTGCATCATCGCAAAGCCAAGGGCGCCACTCCCGCGCAATTCCACGGCAGCTTAAAAATCGAAATTATTTGGACCGCCATACCGGTAGTAATTTTGGTGGCTATGGCGATCCCGGCGAGCAAAACATTAATCGCTATGGAGGATACCTCCGAAGCTGATATCACCGTATTGATCACCGGCTCACAATGGAAATGGCACTACAAATATCTCGATTACCCTATAGAGTTTTATTCCCTGCTCGCGACACCGCGCGACGCTATTAATAATCAAGCCGAAAAAACCGATCTTTATCTGCGCGATGTGGATAAGCCCTTGGTGTTGCCAACCGGCAAAAAAATTCGTTTTCTGGTTACTGCGGATGACGTAATTCACTCCTGGTGGGTGCCTGCATTTGCCGTGAAAAAAGATGCCAACCCCGGGTTTATCAACGAGACATGGACCAAGGTGGATAAGCCAGGCATTTATCGCGGGCAGTGTGCAGAGTTGTGCGGAAAAGACCACGCGTTTATGCCCGTTGTTGTTGATGTGCGCAGCCCGGAGGATTTTGATCTGTGGGTGGCGCAGGAGTTGGAGCGTCAGGCACAAGAAAAGGCTGCAGAGGCAGCGCGCGGAAATATGACAATGGATGAGCTAATGGCACAAGGGCAAAAAACCTATGAAACCCATTGTGCCGCTTGTCATCAAATTTCCGGTGAAGGTTTACCCGGTGTCATTCCCGCACTCAAAGGTAGTGTGATGGCAACAACCGATATTCCCGCACATATTCAAATTGTCGTGAACGGTAAAGCCGGTACCGCCATGCAAGCTTATGGTAAGCAATTAACCAATAGCGAATTGGCGGCGGTTATTACTTACGAGCGCAATGCGTGGGGTAATAATACCGGTGAGTTGGTGCAAGCTGCCGATGTCGCCGCAGTTAAGGGAGGAGAATAA
- a CDS encoding SURF1 family protein, which translates to MTIIAFNRYWVMRWHWVFICLLATAFLMSLSFWQLSRATEKKQTLARIAQWQAAGALTSQQLLALGDQDLDGVHVKFAARWVSPIIWLLDNQLVDGRIGYDVVIPVEEIPADLSNSASTNLVPPVLINLGWVAAVGGREQLPDVAIPAQLMVDGVFRTAPQGLLLGTNIEDKGHWPMRIQQLDALSLAPYLPSLTTLGVIFQQQQSPYRVHYQPVILPPERHRAYALQWALLAVAVIVIALSASAKKELIHDQS; encoded by the coding sequence ATGACAATTATAGCGTTCAATCGCTATTGGGTTATGCGGTGGCATTGGGTATTCATCTGTTTGCTCGCCACTGCCTTTCTTATGTCATTGTCGTTTTGGCAATTGTCGCGCGCCACGGAAAAAAAACAAACTCTGGCGCGCATTGCGCAATGGCAAGCGGCCGGAGCACTGACTTCACAGCAGCTATTAGCACTTGGCGATCAGGATCTGGACGGTGTGCACGTCAAATTCGCGGCCCGTTGGGTCTCCCCCATTATCTGGTTGTTGGACAATCAATTAGTCGATGGCCGCATCGGTTACGATGTGGTGATTCCGGTTGAAGAAATTCCTGCTGACTTATCAAACTCCGCATCTACCAACTTGGTTCCTCCGGTGTTGATTAATCTTGGATGGGTTGCTGCGGTTGGTGGGCGCGAGCAGTTACCGGATGTTGCGATTCCAGCGCAATTAATGGTTGATGGAGTTTTTCGTACCGCCCCTCAAGGGTTATTGTTAGGAACTAATATTGAAGATAAGGGGCACTGGCCAATGCGCATTCAGCAATTGGATGCATTAAGCCTTGCTCCCTATTTGCCGTCATTAACTACCTTGGGTGTGATTTTTCAGCAACAACAATCGCCCTACCGCGTGCATTATCAACCCGTGATATTACCACCCGAACGCCATAGAGCTTATGCATTGCAGTGGGCGCTGTTGGCAGTAGCAGTCATTGTGATTGCGCTGAGTGCAAGTGCAAAAAAGGAGTTGATTCATGACCAGTCGTAA
- the ctaD gene encoding cytochrome c oxidase subunit I, with amino-acid sequence MSTENSSALGSDLDHHQSDDHHAHDHKPHGITRWLFTTNHKDIGTLYLLFSLLMLFTGGILAMMIRAELFQPGLQFVDPHFFNQLTTVHGLVMVFGAVMPAFVGLANWMIPLMIGAPDMALPRMNNWSFWILPFAFTILLSTFFMEGGAPAAGWTFYAPLSTTYSSDSTAFFVFSVHLMGISSIMGAMNVIVTIFNMRAPGMKWMKLPLFVWTWLITAFLLIAVMPVLAGVVTMVLTDKYFGTSFFDAAGGGDPVMFQHIFWFFGHPEVYIMILPAFGIVSSIIPTFARKPLFGYESMVIATASIAFLSFIVWAHHMFTTGMPVAAELFFMYATMLIAVPTGVKVFNWVATMWRGSMTFEVPMMFALAFIVLFTIGGLSGLMLAIVPADFQYHDTYFVVAHFHYVLVTGAVFGIISGVYYWIPKWTGVMYSEKIGQFHFWCSIVSVNMLFFPMHFVGLAGMPRRIPDYALQFADMNAFISIGGLLFGLSQLIFVWMVVRCMRRKGKKASSQVWEGAQGLEWEIPSPAPYHTFQTPPHVK; translated from the coding sequence ATGAGCACCGAAAATAGCAGCGCATTGGGTAGTGACTTAGATCATCACCAGAGCGATGATCATCATGCGCATGACCACAAGCCACACGGCATCACCCGCTGGTTGTTTACGACTAACCATAAAGATATTGGCACGCTTTATTTGTTGTTCTCGCTGCTAATGCTGTTTACCGGCGGCATTTTGGCAATGATGATTCGCGCCGAATTATTTCAACCGGGTTTGCAATTTGTTGATCCACATTTTTTTAACCAGCTCACCACAGTACATGGTTTGGTGATGGTGTTTGGTGCAGTTATGCCTGCATTTGTCGGTTTGGCGAATTGGATGATTCCGCTCATGATTGGCGCGCCCGATATGGCGTTGCCGCGTATGAATAACTGGAGTTTCTGGATCTTACCTTTTGCCTTTACGATTTTACTTTCTACCTTTTTTATGGAGGGGGGCGCACCGGCAGCGGGCTGGACTTTTTACGCACCACTCTCCACTACTTACAGTAGCGATAGCACCGCATTTTTTGTGTTTTCAGTTCACCTGATGGGGATATCTTCCATCATGGGAGCGATGAATGTGATAGTCACTATTTTTAATATGCGCGCACCAGGCATGAAGTGGATGAAATTGCCGTTGTTTGTATGGACTTGGTTAATCACCGCATTTTTATTAATTGCTGTGATGCCGGTACTGGCGGGTGTGGTCACCATGGTGCTTACCGATAAATATTTTGGTACCAGTTTTTTTGATGCGGCGGGCGGCGGTGACCCGGTTATGTTTCAGCATATTTTTTGGTTCTTTGGGCACCCGGAAGTTTACATCATGATTCTGCCCGCCTTCGGGATCGTCTCCAGCATTATTCCAACCTTCGCGCGTAAACCCTTGTTTGGTTATGAATCCATGGTGATTGCCACCGCAAGTATTGCGTTCTTGTCGTTTATTGTGTGGGCGCATCATATGTTTACGACTGGCATGCCGGTAGCGGCTGAATTATTTTTTATGTACGCGACCATGCTGATTGCAGTTCCAACCGGCGTGAAAGTATTTAATTGGGTAGCCACTATGTGGCGCGGCTCAATGACGTTTGAAGTGCCGATGATGTTTGCCCTGGCATTTATTGTGTTATTCACCATTGGCGGTTTATCCGGCTTGATGCTCGCGATAGTGCCCGCCGATTTTCAATACCACGATACCTATTTTGTGGTGGCACATTTTCATTATGTGCTGGTGACGGGCGCTGTGTTTGGCATTATCTCCGGTGTTTATTACTGGATACCCAAGTGGACGGGAGTAATGTACAGCGAAAAAATTGGCCAGTTTCATTTTTGGTGTTCAATTGTTTCCGTCAACATGTTGTTCTTCCCTATGCATTTTGTCGGCTTGGCGGGAATGCCCCGGCGCATTCCTGATTATGCGTTGCAGTTTGCAGATATGAATGCGTTTATCAGCATTGGTGGATTATTGTTTGGTTTGTCACAGCTTATTTTTGTGTGGATGGTGGTTCGCTGCATGCGCAGAAAAGGTAAAAAGGCAAGCAGCCAAGTATGGGAAGGTGCTCAGGGTTTGGAATGGGAAATTCCGTCGCCCGCCCCTTATCACACGTTTCAAACACCACCTCATGTGAAATAA
- the pdxA gene encoding 4-hydroxythreonine-4-phosphate dehydrogenase PdxA → MTSCFRIALTPGEPAGIGPDLVIALAQEPQDYEIVAIADPQLLQARAAQLGMPLRLRIIDLQDAPRPSVAGELAVLPIALAEPAEPGKLKVCNAPYILQTLDAAINGCLAGDFAALVTGPVQKSVINDAGIPFSGHTEYLADKTHTAKVVMMLATEGLRVALATTHLPLKDVAAAITRDELTQVTEILQRDLQLQFGIAQPRILVCGLNPHAGEGGHLGREEIEVIEPVLEQLRARGMSLIGPLPADTLFTPKYLDKADAVLAMYHDQGLPVLKYKGFGQAVNVTLGLPIIRTSVDHGTALDLAGTGKADLGSLRTALAYAMAMVQAKTRANLLEQIS, encoded by the coding sequence ATGACCAGCTGTTTTCGTATCGCACTTACTCCCGGTGAACCGGCGGGCATAGGCCCGGATTTGGTAATCGCTCTCGCGCAGGAACCGCAGGATTATGAAATTGTAGCTATTGCCGATCCCCAGCTGCTGCAAGCGCGTGCGGCTCAATTAGGTATGCCGCTGCGGTTGCGTATTATCGATCTGCAGGATGCCCCACGTCCAAGTGTTGCCGGGGAGCTGGCAGTATTGCCAATCGCTCTGGCGGAGCCCGCTGAGCCCGGCAAGCTGAAGGTGTGCAATGCGCCCTATATTTTACAAACACTGGATGCGGCGATTAACGGTTGTCTCGCAGGGGATTTTGCCGCACTGGTAACCGGCCCGGTGCAAAAAAGTGTGATCAATGATGCGGGTATTCCATTTAGTGGTCACACTGAATATCTCGCCGATAAAACCCATACCGCGAAAGTCGTCATGATGTTGGCAACTGAGGGGTTGCGTGTGGCACTGGCAACAACCCATTTGCCGCTCAAAGATGTTGCTGCTGCAATTACCCGTGATGAACTCACACAGGTGACGGAAATTCTGCAGCGCGATTTACAGTTGCAATTTGGCATAGCGCAGCCGCGCATTTTGGTTTGCGGTTTAAACCCCCATGCGGGGGAGGGCGGTCATTTGGGGCGCGAAGAAATTGAGGTGATTGAACCGGTGCTGGAGCAACTGCGCGCGCGCGGCATGAGCCTGATTGGCCCGCTGCCCGCCGACACTTTATTTACGCCCAAATATTTGGACAAGGCCGACGCGGTGCTCGCCATGTATCACGATCAAGGGTTGCCCGTATTAAAATATAAAGGTTTTGGTCAGGCGGTGAATGTCACGCTCGGCCTGCCGATCATTCGCACCTCAGTCGATCACGGCACCGCGTTGGATCTGGCCGGCACCGGCAAAGCTGATTTAGGCAGCTTGCGCACCGCGTTGGCTTACGCCATGGCAATGGTACAAGCAAAAACACGCGCTAATTTATTGGAACAAATTTCATGA